The Bacillales bacterium genome window below encodes:
- a CDS encoding DUF3888 domain-containing protein, which yields MRKPANFLVSVIFPFIFTIAFPYDDQVPREKLLEETLISSYLPVLNQVLDQPFMCEHITAIERVGGSNRKHELTIEVVTFKGAHNPPSDLVIIHLVDTPLGGIKVMKVNQRKNLPHEEIITLCKK from the coding sequence ATGCGCAAACCGGCTAATTTCCTTGTTTCCGTGATCTTTCCTTTCATTTTCACAATTGCGTTCCCATACGACGATCAAGTGCCGAGAGAAAAGTTACTTGAAGAAACCTTAATTTCCAGTTATTTGCCCGTTCTGAATCAAGTCCTTGACCAGCCTTTTATGTGTGAACACATCACGGCGATTGAAAGAGTCGGGGGAAGCAACAGAAAACATGAATTGACCATCGAAGTTGTTACATTTAAAGGGGCGCATAATCCTCCGTCCGATCTTGTGATCATTCATCTCGTGGATACCCCTCTTGGCGGCATCAAAGTTATGAAAGTAAATCAACGAAAAAACTTACCTCACGAAGAAATCATCACTTTATGTAAAAAATAA